One Rhodothermales bacterium genomic window carries:
- a CDS encoding RimK family protein produces the protein MKKLVVVHYPKLWTLDVPGVEVVSAKQYLTNPEFAALKNVRVFNLCRSYSYQSRGYYVSLLAEARGHKVIPNVKTIQDLKNPSVVRVESDELDDLIQRSLRRIKGEEFVLSIYFGKNIATQHDRLSLELYKLFQAPLLRARFTWSKSLKKWILQSIRAIDRSEIPDSHVDFVQQTARQYFAKKRYDKTKASEFLYDLAILVNPEEKSPPSDPKAIQKFVDAAEKLGFSVELITREDYSRIGEFDALFIRETTAVDHHTYRFASRASSEGMAVIDTPKAILRCANKVYLAEVLQLAKILTPKTVIVHADNLDTLEKELGLPCVLKLPDSSFSVGVKKVQTSAELKAEVDRMLSESELVIAQEYLPTTFDWRIGILDGKPLFACQYFMAKGHWQIYNWHGEKEDIMGEYATIPVEHAPPAIVEAALKATNLIGDGLFGVDLKEIDGKPYLIEVNDNPNIDVGVEDNVLKDELYVRIIQALKTRIEAKLGIAHAAQPSSRPV, from the coding sequence ATGAAAAAGCTCGTCGTAGTACACTACCCTAAACTCTGGACGCTCGATGTGCCAGGCGTCGAGGTCGTGTCCGCCAAGCAATACCTGACCAATCCCGAATTCGCCGCGCTCAAGAACGTACGGGTGTTTAACCTGTGCCGGAGCTACAGCTACCAGTCGCGCGGCTATTATGTCTCGCTTCTCGCCGAAGCGCGCGGCCACAAGGTAATCCCAAATGTGAAGACCATTCAGGACCTGAAGAACCCGTCGGTGGTACGTGTTGAGTCCGACGAGCTGGACGATCTCATTCAACGGAGCCTCCGACGGATCAAGGGGGAGGAGTTCGTGCTGAGTATCTACTTCGGTAAAAACATTGCGACGCAACACGACCGGCTCAGCCTCGAGCTATACAAACTGTTCCAGGCGCCGTTGCTGAGGGCTCGTTTTACGTGGAGTAAGAGCTTGAAAAAATGGATCTTACAGAGCATTCGCGCGATCGACCGCAGTGAGATTCCAGATAGTCATGTGGATTTCGTCCAACAGACGGCGCGGCAGTACTTTGCCAAGAAACGGTACGATAAAACGAAGGCGAGCGAATTCCTGTACGACCTCGCGATACTGGTGAACCCCGAGGAGAAATCGCCGCCGTCGGACCCCAAGGCCATCCAGAAATTCGTCGACGCCGCGGAAAAACTGGGTTTCAGCGTCGAATTGATTACGCGAGAGGACTACAGCCGAATCGGCGAGTTCGACGCCCTGTTTATCCGTGAAACCACAGCGGTCGATCATCACACGTACCGGTTTGCGAGCCGGGCTTCGTCCGAAGGGATGGCCGTGATCGACACGCCGAAGGCCATTCTTCGTTGCGCGAACAAGGTCTATCTGGCGGAAGTGCTCCAATTGGCCAAGATCCTCACGCCGAAAACAGTCATCGTACATGCGGACAATCTGGATACGTTAGAGAAAGAATTGGGGCTTCCGTGCGTCCTGAAGCTGCCGGATTCGTCGTTTTCGGTGGGTGTGAAAAAGGTACAAACGTCGGCGGAGCTCAAAGCGGAAGTGGACCGGATGCTCAGTGAATCCGAGCTGGTGATCGCTCAGGAGTATTTACCGACTACTTTTGACTGGCGGATTGGCATCCTGGACGGCAAGCCGTTGTTCGCCTGCCAGTACTTCATGGCGAAGGGGCACTGGCAGATTTATAACTGGCATGGGGAGAAGGAGGATATCATGGGCGAATATGCAACGATCCCGGTAGAACACGCTCCGCCGGCTATCGTAGAGGCCGCATTAAAAGCCACGAACCTGATAGGCGATGGCCTGTTCGGGGTGGATCTGAAGGAAATTGATGGCAAGCCCTATTTGATTGAGGTAAACGACAACCCGAATATCGATGTCGGGGTCGAAGACAATGTGCTGAAAGACGAGCTTTATGTCCGTATCATCCAGGCCTTAAAAACGCGCATAGAAGCCAAACTCGGTATTGCGCATGCCGCTCAACCGTCGTCACGGCCTGTTTGA
- a CDS encoding YdeI/OmpD-associated family protein has translation MAPPSNEPFAAAVLRQIGGYNSHYLLIPPEIADGYRSAGVKRVIATLNGRPFNRAILGNADGERFLVVGLPILRDIKARPGDIVMIELMPDPEPDRIELGIEFTEVLELDDEAAERFYSFTPGRQRSMAYYVTSARREETRIKRSLDLAHKLRTRTLYGDREQEL, from the coding sequence ATGGCTCCGCCGTCCAATGAACCCTTTGCCGCGGCTGTATTACGGCAAATCGGGGGATACAACTCCCACTACCTCCTGATCCCGCCGGAGATCGCGGATGGATATCGAAGCGCCGGAGTTAAACGCGTCATCGCCACGTTGAATGGCCGACCGTTTAACCGCGCCATCCTGGGTAATGCCGATGGGGAACGGTTCCTGGTCGTGGGATTACCCATCCTGCGTGACATCAAAGCCCGGCCTGGCGATATCGTCATGATCGAACTCATGCCGGACCCCGAACCCGACCGCATCGAACTGGGCATCGAGTTTACCGAAGTGCTGGAACTGGACGACGAGGCCGCGGAACGTTTTTACAGCTTCACCCCCGGCCGTCAGCGCTCGATGGCCTATTACGTCACCAGCGCCAGGAGAGAGGAAACCCGCATCAAGCGATCGCTCGATCTCGCACACAAACTCAGAACGCGTACGCTGTACGGAGACCGCGAACAGGAGCTATGA
- a CDS encoding HAD family phosphatase, which yields MESRLISRDKRVIVFDVGGVLIDWNPRYLYRRLFGSDLEEMEYFLRHICSAEWNEQMDRGITFERAIAERIKEYPAYDPFIRAYYAQWDEMVGGPIDETVRILSRLHAGDSYLCALTNWSAETFPIMKRRFSFLSWFEELVVSGEEKVAKPDPAIFHILLRRIKRKPQQCLFVDDKAANIEVAEQLGFQTLLYESPEQLEGGLQLMGVL from the coding sequence ATGGAAAGCCGTCTTATCTCCCGGGACAAACGAGTGATTGTCTTCGACGTGGGTGGGGTTCTGATCGACTGGAACCCGCGGTATCTCTATCGCCGGCTATTCGGGTCCGATCTCGAAGAAATGGAGTACTTCCTGAGGCATATCTGCTCAGCGGAATGGAACGAGCAGATGGATCGGGGCATCACGTTCGAGCGGGCCATCGCCGAGCGTATTAAAGAATATCCCGCCTACGATCCCTTCATTCGGGCCTATTATGCGCAGTGGGATGAGATGGTGGGGGGCCCGATTGACGAAACCGTACGCATTTTATCCAGGCTTCACGCGGGCGATAGTTACCTGTGCGCGCTAACCAACTGGTCCGCCGAGACCTTTCCAATCATGAAGCGTCGGTTCTCGTTTCTGTCTTGGTTCGAGGAGCTGGTTGTATCCGGGGAAGAAAAGGTAGCCAAGCCTGATCCGGCGATCTTCCATATCCTGTTGCGCCGCATAAAACGCAAACCGCAGCAATGCCTGTTTGTCGATGACAAGGCGGCCAATATCGAAGTGGCCGAGCAGCTCGGATTTCAAACGCTGCTTTATGAATCCCCGGAGCAGCTGGAGGGCGGATTGCAATTGATGGGAGTGCTCTAA
- a CDS encoding glutamate-cysteine ligase family protein, with amino-acid sequence MPLNRRHGLFEAFGVELEYMVVDRDTLAIRPIVDAMLFAVSGTYDDIENGAIGWSNELVNHVIELKTNGPAPTLAGLSALFAANVQAVNDHLAPFGAMLMPTGAHPFMDPFKETQLWPHEFNEVYQLYNEIFDCRGHGWANLQSTHINLPFDGDDEFGRLHAAIRLLLPIIPALSASTPLLDGAYTGFLDSRLETYRHNQKRIPAIAGKVVPEAVFTQADYHQRIYLPIQEGIAPFDGQGILQSTFMNSRGAIARFDRSAIEIRIVDIQECPAADLAITAGIAAVTRALVDQRWCGYEAQKRWHEDDLAALFLDVICTGERTIIRDQAYLATMGLSALSADAGSVWQHLFEQVRADVEPELVDVLEAVLARGSLSSRIIRRLGAKPTPAAIRETYRELAMCLAENRLFDA; translated from the coding sequence ATGCCGCTCAACCGTCGTCACGGCCTGTTTGAGGCCTTCGGGGTCGAACTCGAATACATGGTGGTGGACCGCGATACCCTCGCGATCCGCCCGATTGTCGATGCCATGTTATTTGCGGTGTCGGGCACGTATGATGACATCGAAAATGGCGCCATCGGCTGGTCGAACGAGCTCGTGAATCATGTCATCGAGCTTAAAACCAACGGGCCAGCACCCACCCTTGCCGGCTTATCGGCGCTGTTTGCCGCTAACGTCCAGGCCGTGAACGACCATCTGGCGCCGTTTGGCGCCATGCTGATGCCGACCGGAGCCCATCCGTTCATGGATCCGTTCAAGGAGACACAGCTCTGGCCGCACGAATTCAACGAGGTCTACCAACTCTACAACGAGATATTCGATTGCCGGGGACACGGATGGGCGAACCTCCAGAGCACTCACATCAACCTGCCGTTTGATGGAGACGACGAGTTCGGTCGGCTACACGCGGCCATTCGCCTCCTGCTCCCCATCATCCCGGCGCTAAGTGCCAGCACACCCCTGCTGGATGGGGCGTATACCGGATTCTTAGATAGCCGGCTCGAGACCTATCGGCATAACCAGAAACGGATTCCTGCAATCGCCGGCAAGGTGGTCCCGGAGGCGGTTTTCACGCAGGCCGACTACCACCAGCGAATCTACCTCCCGATCCAGGAAGGTATCGCGCCCTTTGACGGCCAGGGCATCCTGCAATCCACGTTCATGAACTCGCGTGGAGCGATTGCTCGATTTGACCGCAGCGCGATCGAAATCCGCATCGTCGACATTCAGGAGTGCCCGGCCGCCGATCTGGCCATTACCGCCGGGATCGCGGCGGTCACCAGGGCGCTCGTGGATCAGCGCTGGTGTGGCTACGAGGCGCAGAAGCGCTGGCATGAGGACGATCTTGCGGCCCTCTTCCTCGACGTGATCTGCACCGGCGAACGCACCATCATCCGCGACCAAGCGTATCTGGCGACAATGGGCCTATCGGCCCTCTCGGCCGATGCCGGCAGCGTGTGGCAGCACCTCTTCGAGCAGGTCCGGGCTGATGTGGAACCCGAGCTGGTTGATGTGCTGGAGGCCGTGCTGGCCCGAGGCTCACTTTCGAGTCGCATCATACGTCGGCTGGGCGCAAAACCGACGCCGGCGGCCATCCGCGAGACGTACCGAGAACTTGCGATGTGCCTGGCGGAGAATAGGCTGTTCGATGCCTGA